The following coding sequences are from one Myxococcales bacterium window:
- a CDS encoding VWA domain-containing protein: MPTKRGSSVVMVADASKNGAQSLRYAFTTLRGLVDQQNLSGWSLTTTPSATTANCGIQQTVGFGSNAARWKEVMDDESKWTGQGNASLRAAIDSATTRLMAQSGMGRDKFIILMTSGGGLGHCSPDDYHPEESITAALTQGIRTYLLGTSRIVNEREKLNEMALAGGVARDDEIKFYESFNDEDIRNILMSLSQQLASCRLDLGEAPPVADNVLVKVGQTKLEFGSENGWVYDGNDVVLVQGNACTKLIEGEAQVSVLFGCPGIPVL; this comes from the coding sequence ATGCCGACCAAACGAGGGTCCTCGGTCGTCATGGTGGCTGATGCCTCGAAGAACGGCGCACAGAGCCTCCGCTACGCATTCACCACGCTCCGTGGTCTCGTCGACCAGCAAAACCTCAGCGGCTGGTCTTTGACGACCACGCCATCGGCAACGACAGCCAACTGCGGAATCCAGCAAACAGTGGGGTTTGGCTCCAATGCCGCCCGGTGGAAAGAGGTGATGGACGACGAGTCGAAGTGGACTGGGCAGGGCAACGCGTCGCTGCGCGCAGCCATCGATAGTGCGACCACGCGTCTCATGGCGCAATCTGGGATGGGCCGCGACAAGTTCATCATTCTCATGACCTCCGGAGGGGGCCTTGGCCACTGCAGCCCCGATGACTACCACCCCGAGGAGTCCATCACGGCGGCCCTCACGCAAGGGATCAGGACCTATCTGCTCGGCACGTCTCGCATCGTCAACGAACGGGAAAAGCTGAACGAGATGGCCTTGGCAGGAGGCGTGGCACGCGACGATGAGATCAAGTTCTACGAATCGTTCAACGACGAGGACATTCGCAACATCCTCATGTCGCTCAGCCAGCAGCTCGCCTCTTGTCGGTTGGACCTCGGCGAGGCGCCTCCCGTTGCAGACAACGTGCTCGTGAAGGTCGGGCAAACAAAGCTTGAGTTCGGTTCGGAAAACGGTTGGGTCTACGACGGCAATGACGTCGTGCTGGTGCAGGGCAATGCGTGCACGAAACTCATCGAGGGCGAAGCACAGGTCTCAGTTCTTTTCGGCTGCCCTGGCATCCCGGTACTCTAG